In a genomic window of Ralstonia insidiosa:
- a CDS encoding DSD1 family PLP-dependent enzyme has translation MTSSTSNLDALDTPAALIDLPRMQHNIARMQQRMNAMGVTFRPHVKTTKCLDVVRAQVAAGAQGITVSTLKEAEAFFAAGITDILYAVGIVAAKLPRAMALRRQGCHLKLVVDNVEAANAVVEHYRTHDERCEVWIEVDTDGHRSGITPEQDALLDVGRILQAGGIEVGGVMTHVGSSYDLHDQAALAALAEQERAGCVRAAQRLREAGIPCAAVSVGSTPTALATAHLEGVTEVRAGVYVFFDLVMHNVGVCKIDEIALSVLTTVIGHQADKGWVIVDAGWMAMSRDRGTAKQSHDFGYGQPCALDGTPFDGLTLIGANQEHGILAASDGSVRDDLAARFPVGTKLRILPNHACATGAQFPEYHAVSSRGGVEVWGRFHGW, from the coding sequence ATGACCTCCAGCACCAGCAACCTTGATGCACTCGACACGCCCGCTGCGTTGATCGACCTGCCGCGGATGCAGCACAACATCGCGCGCATGCAGCAGCGCATGAACGCGATGGGCGTGACATTCCGCCCGCATGTGAAGACCACCAAATGCCTCGACGTGGTGCGCGCGCAGGTCGCGGCCGGCGCGCAGGGCATCACCGTATCCACGTTGAAAGAGGCGGAAGCGTTCTTTGCTGCCGGCATCACCGACATCCTGTATGCCGTGGGCATCGTTGCCGCCAAGTTGCCGCGCGCGATGGCGCTGCGCCGCCAGGGCTGCCACCTCAAGCTCGTGGTGGACAACGTGGAGGCCGCCAACGCCGTGGTCGAGCACTACCGCACGCACGACGAACGCTGCGAGGTGTGGATCGAAGTCGATACCGATGGCCACCGCTCCGGCATCACGCCCGAGCAGGATGCGCTGCTGGACGTCGGCCGCATCCTGCAGGCGGGCGGCATTGAGGTGGGTGGTGTGATGACGCACGTTGGGTCCAGCTACGACTTGCATGATCAGGCCGCGCTTGCTGCGCTGGCCGAGCAGGAGCGTGCCGGGTGCGTGCGCGCCGCGCAGCGTTTGCGTGAGGCGGGCATTCCGTGCGCGGCAGTCAGCGTTGGCTCCACACCGACGGCGCTGGCGACGGCGCACCTGGAAGGCGTGACCGAAGTGCGCGCGGGCGTCTACGTGTTCTTCGATCTGGTCATGCACAACGTGGGCGTGTGCAAGATTGATGAGATTGCCCTGAGTGTGTTGACCACCGTGATTGGTCATCAGGCGGACAAGGGCTGGGTGATTGTCGATGCGGGCTGGATGGCGATGAGTCGTGACCGTGGTACGGCCAAGCAGTCGCATGACTTCGGCTACGGGCAGCCTTGCGCGCTCGATGGCACGCCGTTCGACGGGCTCACGTTGATTGGCGCGAACCAGGAGCACGGCATCCTTGCCGCGAGCGATGGCTCGGTTCGCGACGACCTTGCAGCGCGCTTCCCGGTCGGGACGAAGCTGCGCATCCTGCCGAACCATGCGTGCGCAACGGGCGCACAGTTTCCGGAGTATCACGCAGTGTCGTCACGTGGCGGAGTGGAGGTGTGGGGGCGGTTCCACGGCTGGTGA
- a CDS encoding HAD-IA family hydrolase: MTSSTSSPGYPKAILFDLLTALLDSWALWDRAAGSQQAGRTWRAEYLRLTYGCGVYVPYEVMVREAAQNVGLPASAPDALEAGWLQLEPWSGAAQALKQLQPHCKLAVVTNCSERLGRQAAARLPVAWDAVITAEQAGVYKPDPKPYRMALEQLGVGAADAAFVAGSSYDMFGTAVVGLRTYWHNRIGLSLVDGAQPPEIESPTLDGLVPWASRFAASGTQP, translated from the coding sequence GTGACTTCCTCTACGTCTTCCCCGGGCTATCCCAAGGCCATCCTGTTTGACCTGCTGACCGCGCTGCTGGATTCGTGGGCATTGTGGGATCGCGCAGCCGGCTCACAGCAGGCGGGCCGCACGTGGCGTGCGGAGTATCTGCGCCTGACGTACGGCTGCGGCGTGTACGTCCCGTATGAGGTGATGGTGCGGGAGGCGGCACAGAACGTCGGCCTGCCGGCCTCGGCACCTGATGCGTTGGAAGCCGGCTGGTTGCAGCTTGAACCCTGGAGCGGTGCTGCCCAAGCGCTGAAGCAACTGCAACCGCACTGCAAGCTGGCCGTCGTGACCAACTGCTCGGAGCGACTGGGCCGGCAGGCGGCAGCGCGGTTGCCTGTTGCCTGGGACGCTGTCATCACGGCGGAGCAGGCGGGCGTCTACAAGCCCGACCCCAAACCGTATCGCATGGCGCTGGAGCAGCTTGGCGTGGGGGCTGCTGATGCCGCATTCGTTGCCGGTTCCAGCTACGACATGTTTGGCACGGCAGTGGTGGGTTTGCGCACGTACTGGCACAACCGCATCGGCCTCTCGCTGGTAGACGGTGCGCAGCCGCCGGAAATTGAATCGCCAACACTGGATGGGCTTGTGCCCTGGGCCAGCCGCTTCGCCGCATCAGGAACACAACCATGA
- a CDS encoding LysR family transcriptional regulator: protein MTDSADLRFLLAIQENGSLVATARALGLTPSAVSQRLQQLEKKLGARLVDRTARSLRFTQEGALLCERGAELIRQLDALSEDLQTRQGGLVGTLKVNAPLGFGRRYIAPVISDFQQEHPDVDIELMLSDAPLTEAAERFDVVVHIGALQVSNRVGYAIAPNARLLCASPAFIKRHGMPETPDDLAALPCIVLRENKEDVSLWHFSKGRTSRSVRVQAKLICNDGDVIRRWGCEGRGAILRSEWDVADDLRAGRLVRLLPGWKAPDANVIALTHNRAGLPQRTRHFMQFLQSRFKPQPPWRA, encoded by the coding sequence ATGACCGACTCCGCCGATCTGCGCTTCCTGCTGGCCATCCAGGAAAACGGCAGCCTGGTTGCCACGGCGCGGGCGTTGGGCCTGACGCCCTCGGCGGTGTCGCAGCGTCTGCAGCAGTTGGAAAAGAAGCTGGGCGCGCGGCTTGTTGACCGCACCGCGCGCAGCCTGCGTTTTACGCAAGAGGGCGCACTGCTGTGTGAGCGCGGCGCGGAGTTGATCCGGCAGCTCGATGCCCTGTCGGAGGATCTGCAAACGCGCCAGGGTGGCCTGGTGGGTACGCTCAAGGTCAACGCGCCGTTGGGCTTCGGGCGACGCTACATCGCGCCCGTCATCAGTGACTTCCAGCAGGAACATCCCGACGTCGACATCGAGCTGATGCTCTCCGATGCCCCGTTGACCGAAGCGGCTGAGCGCTTTGATGTGGTGGTTCATATCGGTGCGCTGCAGGTGTCCAACCGTGTGGGCTACGCGATTGCGCCGAATGCGCGGTTGCTTTGTGCGTCGCCTGCGTTCATCAAGCGCCACGGCATGCCTGAGACGCCAGACGATCTCGCCGCGCTGCCCTGCATCGTGCTGCGCGAGAACAAGGAGGACGTATCGCTCTGGCATTTCAGCAAGGGTCGGACGAGCCGCAGCGTGCGCGTGCAAGCCAAGCTGATCTGCAATGACGGTGACGTGATCCGCCGCTGGGGCTGCGAGGGGCGTGGCGCGATCCTGCGCTCCGAATGGGATGTGGCGGATGACCTGCGCGCCGGGCGACTGGTGCGCTTGCTGCCGGGCTGGAAGGCGCCGGACGCCAATGTGATCGCACTCACGCACAACCGCGCGGGGCTGCCGCAGCGCACGCGCCACTTTATGCAGTTCCTGCAGAGCCGCTTCAAGCCGCAGCCGCCATGGCGCGCATGA
- the pip gene encoding prolyl aminopeptidase — protein MSALRTLYPPIEPYETGMLDVGDGHTIYYERVGTPGAKPAVFLHGGPGGGISADHRRLFDPARYDVMLFDQRGCGRSTPHAGLEANTTWHLVDDIERLRAIAGADRWLVFGGSWGSTLALAYAQKHPERVSELVLRGVYTVSQAELRWYYQFGVSEMFPEKWARFQAPIPEAERDNMIAAYRKVLTGDDVAKQIEAARAWSVWEGETITLLPDPSNSAKHADDHFALAFARLENHYFTHQCWLEEGQLLREAHKLAGIPGVIVHGRYDMPCPVRYAYALHQAWPDADFHLIEGAGHAWSEPGILDQLVAATDRFAGK, from the coding sequence ATGTCTGCACTGCGCACGCTGTATCCACCCATCGAACCGTATGAAACCGGCATGCTCGATGTGGGCGATGGCCACACCATCTACTACGAGCGTGTCGGCACGCCCGGTGCCAAGCCAGCGGTGTTTCTGCACGGCGGCCCGGGTGGCGGCATCTCGGCCGACCACCGCCGCCTGTTTGACCCGGCACGCTACGACGTGATGCTGTTTGACCAGCGCGGCTGCGGGCGCTCCACGCCCCATGCGGGGCTGGAGGCCAACACCACCTGGCATCTTGTGGATGACATCGAGCGCCTGCGTGCCATTGCCGGCGCCGATCGCTGGCTTGTGTTTGGCGGCTCCTGGGGTTCGACGCTGGCGCTGGCCTACGCGCAGAAGCATCCCGAGCGCGTGAGCGAACTGGTGCTGCGCGGTGTGTACACCGTCTCGCAGGCTGAGCTGCGCTGGTACTACCAATTTGGCGTGTCGGAGATGTTCCCCGAGAAATGGGCACGCTTTCAGGCGCCCATCCCCGAGGCGGAGCGTGACAACATGATCGCCGCCTACCGCAAGGTGCTCACCGGCGACGACGTCGCCAAGCAGATCGAAGCCGCTCGCGCCTGGAGCGTCTGGGAAGGCGAAACCATCACCCTGCTGCCCGACCCGAGCAACAGCGCCAAGCACGCCGATGACCATTTCGCCCTGGCCTTTGCGCGGCTGGAGAACCACTACTTCACGCACCAGTGCTGGCTGGAAGAAGGGCAGTTGCTGCGTGAGGCGCACAAGCTGGCCGGCATTCCTGGCGTGATCGTGCACGGCCGCTACGACATGCCGTGCCCGGTGCGCTATGCCTATGCGCTACACCAGGCGTGGCCCGACGCGGATTTCCACCTGATCGAAGGGGCGGGTCATGCATGGAGCGAACCCGGCATCCTCGACCAGCTCGTCGCCGCCACCGATCGCTTTGCCGGCAAGTAA
- a CDS encoding TetR/AcrR family transcriptional regulator, translating into MSTTPIPIEAGRRERKRTQTLDHLAATAFALFEQRGYEAVTMEQIAEQADVSKGTLYNHFPVKEALLAHQFHAELVAGGAQLRPLIEAQTGFTGRLSVLLSASADWCNARRPYLAPYFRYRFASADLAARSRDADKRSGFEAIFAALIDAGQRSGELDTRLDAEHLAGLFEYLYLGTLMRWLAHPEMDLQEGFSAAIDLFLHGIGNKEA; encoded by the coding sequence ATGTCGACCACCCCGATCCCCATCGAAGCCGGCCGCCGCGAACGCAAGCGCACCCAGACGCTCGATCACCTGGCCGCCACCGCCTTCGCCCTGTTTGAACAGCGCGGCTACGAGGCGGTGACGATGGAGCAGATTGCCGAGCAGGCCGATGTGTCCAAGGGCACGCTGTACAACCACTTTCCGGTCAAAGAGGCGCTGCTGGCGCACCAGTTTCACGCCGAGCTGGTGGCAGGTGGCGCGCAACTGCGGCCGCTGATCGAGGCGCAAACGGGTTTTACCGGGCGCCTGTCGGTGCTGCTTTCCGCTTCGGCCGATTGGTGCAACGCGCGTCGCCCATACCTCGCACCCTACTTCCGCTACCGCTTCGCCAGCGCAGACCTGGCCGCACGCAGCCGCGATGCCGACAAGCGCAGCGGGTTCGAAGCCATCTTCGCGGCACTCATCGATGCAGGCCAACGCTCGGGCGAGCTCGACACGCGACTCGACGCAGAGCACCTGGCCGGGCTGTTCGAATACCTCTACCTGGGCACGTTGATGCGCTGGCTGGCCCACCCGGAGATGGATCTGCAAGAAGGCTTCTCAGCCGCCATCGACCTGTTTTTGCACGGCATCGGCAACAAGGAGGCGTGA
- a CDS encoding PEP/pyruvate-binding domain-containing protein yields MDTSVLDWSAAAAAGAAVAGGKGWQLGRLAILGVPVPEGFVLSAEASRGRAQGDAVPDPVLAAITQALTARGWLNAPLAVRSSAPQEDSAQRSFAGIHETRLNVIGAQALAEAVRAVWDSAYAPQAVAYRERFNIDTADLAMAVVIMPMLPAVAAGIVFTCDPLGGRDDQIVINAHWGLGEALVGGQADGDTFKLESSPQDDTLRVLERQIGKKARMTQALAEGGTALVDTTAEDAHRAVLDDAQLIALAALARDTACALDFAQPRYDIEWVWDGQRFWIVQARPITTRGRHTYAALQTQPRFWTRGNTREMFPGPLSPIDWTLYRHAANRMLTLTYALVDYPLVPGLDRAALFHGRVYLDVSLMQWEAFDAFGIAPDAINRMLGGTQPEIVVPPVTWSQRLARGGRLVRYLLSAGATRRHAQSDLNRARKEAAQWREGAWPEDAAELAVCLRERFATARRADSLFFLQGSAGGSVSGLVDIIEKQRPAEGHALAAALMAGAEPSVTAQQSYDLMALAQTAATDSEALTWLRSTTRIGTQWAQQLPAHSPFRQQFKAFLERNGHRAIEESYFRHPRWREQPDYLLDLVVGLIGSDAQAVRQRQQTASAQAWQRLPFWLRPVVRAMLKSAVRDSNQREAARSALVAYVEVLRAGLLKLADKLGGQGGAEGLDTPEDIFNLTLDECVRAGNGTLPLRFAAQRARERRQQLAHWAAEQEPDVIAEHGEAPATAIAPSASTGDHWTGTAVGAGTAQGQARLVDNAAAGTALQTGDVLVAPSTDPAWTPLFLKASALVMETGGYLSHGAIVAREFGIPAVVNVPGIRARLKDGETIRVDGNTGTISRVSV; encoded by the coding sequence ATGGACACCTCTGTGCTGGATTGGTCGGCCGCAGCGGCGGCGGGTGCAGCGGTAGCGGGTGGCAAGGGCTGGCAACTCGGTCGGCTGGCGATACTGGGCGTGCCCGTGCCCGAAGGCTTTGTGCTGAGCGCCGAAGCCAGCCGTGGGCGTGCGCAGGGCGATGCGGTGCCGGACCCCGTGCTGGCCGCGATCACGCAGGCGCTGACCGCGCGCGGCTGGCTGAATGCCCCGTTGGCCGTGCGTTCCTCAGCGCCACAGGAGGATTCTGCGCAACGCTCGTTCGCGGGCATCCACGAGACGCGCCTGAACGTGATCGGCGCACAGGCACTGGCGGAAGCGGTGCGGGCCGTATGGGATTCGGCATACGCGCCACAGGCGGTGGCGTACCGCGAGCGCTTCAACATCGACACCGCAGATCTGGCGATGGCCGTGGTCATCATGCCCATGCTGCCGGCGGTGGCTGCGGGCATTGTCTTCACGTGCGACCCACTGGGCGGGCGGGATGACCAGATCGTCATCAACGCGCATTGGGGCCTGGGCGAAGCCCTGGTGGGCGGACAGGCCGATGGCGACACGTTCAAGCTGGAGTCGTCTCCGCAAGACGACACACTGCGCGTGCTCGAACGCCAAATCGGCAAGAAGGCCCGCATGACGCAAGCGTTGGCGGAAGGCGGCACAGCACTCGTCGACACCACCGCAGAAGATGCGCACCGCGCCGTACTGGACGATGCGCAGCTCATCGCGCTGGCAGCACTGGCGCGCGACACCGCATGCGCGCTCGATTTTGCGCAGCCGCGCTATGACATCGAATGGGTCTGGGACGGCCAGCGGTTCTGGATCGTACAGGCGCGCCCCATCACCACGCGTGGCCGCCACACCTACGCTGCACTCCAAACGCAACCGCGCTTCTGGACGCGCGGCAACACGCGCGAAATGTTTCCCGGGCCGCTGTCGCCCATCGACTGGACGCTCTACCGCCACGCGGCCAACCGCATGCTGACGCTCACCTATGCGCTGGTCGACTATCCGCTGGTGCCGGGGCTGGACCGTGCCGCGCTGTTCCACGGCCGGGTGTACCTCGATGTCTCGCTGATGCAGTGGGAGGCGTTCGATGCGTTCGGCATCGCACCGGATGCCATCAACCGCATGCTGGGCGGCACGCAGCCGGAGATTGTGGTGCCGCCGGTCACATGGTCACAGCGCCTGGCACGCGGTGGACGCCTGGTGCGCTATCTACTGAGTGCCGGTGCCACGCGCCGCCATGCGCAAAGCGACCTCAACCGTGCGCGCAAGGAGGCCGCGCAATGGCGCGAAGGCGCGTGGCCTGAAGATGCGGCAGAACTGGCCGTATGCCTGCGCGAACGCTTCGCCACCGCGCGCCGCGCTGACAGCCTGTTCTTCCTGCAGGGCTCGGCCGGCGGCTCAGTCTCTGGACTGGTCGACATCATCGAAAAACAGCGCCCCGCAGAGGGCCATGCACTCGCCGCAGCGCTCATGGCCGGCGCCGAACCCAGCGTGACCGCGCAGCAAAGCTATGACCTGATGGCGCTGGCGCAGACGGCCGCAACCGATTCAGAGGCGCTAACCTGGCTACGGAGCACCACACGCATCGGCACGCAATGGGCGCAGCAACTGCCCGCACACAGTCCGTTCCGCCAGCAGTTCAAAGCATTTCTGGAGCGCAACGGCCACCGCGCGATCGAAGAGAGCTACTTCCGCCATCCGCGCTGGCGCGAGCAGCCGGACTATCTGCTCGACCTCGTTGTTGGCCTGATCGGCAGCGATGCGCAGGCGGTGCGGCAACGGCAGCAGACGGCGTCTGCGCAGGCTTGGCAGCGCTTGCCGTTCTGGCTACGGCCAGTCGTGCGGGCGATGCTCAAGAGCGCCGTGCGCGACAGCAACCAGCGTGAAGCCGCACGTAGTGCGCTGGTGGCCTACGTAGAGGTGCTACGTGCTGGCCTGCTGAAACTGGCCGACAAGCTGGGCGGCCAAGGAGGCGCAGAGGGGCTCGATACGCCGGAAGACATCTTCAACCTGACGCTGGATGAATGCGTGCGGGCGGGCAACGGCACGCTGCCGCTGCGCTTTGCTGCACAGCGTGCGCGCGAGCGCCGGCAGCAGTTGGCGCATTGGGCCGCCGAGCAGGAGCCAGACGTCATCGCCGAACACGGTGAAGCCCCTGCCACAGCCATCGCACCGAGCGCATCCACCGGTGATCACTGGACTGGCACCGCCGTCGGCGCGGGCACGGCACAGGGTCAAGCCCGGCTGGTGGACAACGCCGCCGCCGGCACCGCGCTGCAAACTGGCGACGTGCTGGTCGCCCCAAGCACCGACCCGGCCTGGACGCCGCTGTTCCTGAAGGCCAGCGCGCTCGTAATGGAAACCGGCGGTTACCTGTCGCACGGTGCCATCGTGGCGCGCGAATTCGGTATCCCGGCGGTGGTGAACGTGCCGGGCATCCGCGCACGGTTGAAAGATGGCGAGACGATCCGCGTGGACGGCAACACCGGCACGATCAGCAGAGTGTCGGTGTGA
- a CDS encoding Fe2+-dependent dioxygenase has product MLVCIPNVFNAAQVAALRELLDNAGDAWVDGRVSAGYSGAPVKVNQQIDERAEVALQCQQLILSVLERHPRFISAALPNVVYPPMFNRYGEGMTFGAHVDGSVRIHPHNGAKLRTDISATLFLSDPASYDGGELQIEDTYGMHSIKLNAGDLVIYPATSLHQVTPITRGVRVASFFWIQSLIRDDTQRAMLFDLDNAIQTLNQTEADATARRTLIGVYHNLMRQWSET; this is encoded by the coding sequence ATGCTTGTCTGTATTCCCAACGTCTTCAACGCCGCGCAGGTGGCTGCGCTGCGCGAGCTGCTCGACAACGCGGGCGATGCCTGGGTGGATGGCCGCGTGTCGGCCGGCTATTCGGGGGCGCCAGTCAAGGTCAACCAGCAGATTGATGAGCGCGCGGAAGTGGCGCTGCAGTGCCAGCAACTCATCCTGAGCGTGCTGGAGCGGCACCCGCGCTTCATCAGCGCGGCGTTGCCGAACGTGGTGTACCCGCCGATGTTCAACCGCTACGGCGAGGGCATGACCTTCGGCGCGCATGTGGATGGCAGCGTACGCATCCACCCGCACAACGGCGCCAAGCTGCGTACCGACATCTCGGCCACGCTGTTCCTGTCAGATCCGGCCAGCTATGACGGCGGCGAACTGCAGATCGAAGACACCTACGGCATGCACAGCATCAAGCTCAATGCCGGGGACTTGGTGATCTACCCGGCAACGAGCCTGCACCAAGTCACGCCCATCACGCGCGGCGTGCGTGTGGCGAGCTTCTTCTGGATCCAAAGCCTCATTCGCGATGACACCCAGCGCGCCATGCTGTTCGACCTGGACAACGCGATCCAGACCCTCAACCAGACTGAGGCGGATGCCACTGCGCGCCGCACGCTGATTGGCGTGTATCACAACCTGATGCGGCAGTGGAGCGAGACCTGA
- a CDS encoding TonB-dependent receptor: protein MNRPNRPSPLASALLALFATPTVALAQQAASTPVVATSAATATATLPEAVVKATAPRDDYNAAKSSISKLPENLRDIPQSVTVVPKALTDAQGASSLADALRNVPGITIGAAEGGQIGNNINLNGFSARTDIYLDGFRDRGQYYRDLFALDSVEVLMGPSSMLFGRGSTGGVINQVTKKPSLKAATEITGSVTTNGLVRTTVDVNTPTSDTSAFRVAAMAQNGKTSTRDEMTAQDFGIAPSWRFGIGTPTEVTISALLQHNRDMPDYGVPNLNGHPVNVDPKTYYGFTDDRTTQDVAAFSANIDHKFSPNLRLRNQTQFNYVQTDARETAPNAVGTVNSSGVFTALTNSNLPLSALSVRLQSHDRRIRDYSLFNQTELTAKFDTGSVKHTLLVGTEFGHDGYDNQNYYRNGSCNGTPLAQSSMTSGFVSCEPLLSPSYTNSPSNAPSVLGNVQGGSANTVAAYFNDSIEFTKQWKAVAGLRYDRYIASISNSLNAANTPASAKITALPYAQQTVNFVSTRLGGIWQPTDWQSYYVSYGTSFNPSLEQLVGTTGQQGLDPEKNKSYEAGGKWDLLNGDLSVSSAVFQITKDNARTQIDSTTYTSAGKIRVRGARLGATGHVTDKLQIFAGYTYLDAEIVNGIAAGTQGMTPANTPKHAATVWTSYTFMPNWEVGAGAFYMSQRYANNTDTVQVGGFVRWDAMLAYHQPKYDVRLNVFNLFNKTYYDALIPSDGGRAVPGTGRAAMLSVVYRM from the coding sequence ATGAATCGCCCGAATCGCCCCAGCCCACTCGCCAGCGCTCTGTTGGCGCTGTTTGCCACGCCCACCGTCGCACTCGCCCAGCAAGCCGCATCCACCCCTGTTGTTGCCACCAGCGCTGCGACTGCCACCGCCACGCTGCCTGAAGCCGTGGTCAAGGCCACTGCCCCGCGTGACGACTACAACGCCGCCAAGAGCTCGATCTCCAAGCTGCCCGAGAACCTGCGCGATATCCCGCAATCGGTGACGGTGGTGCCCAAGGCTCTGACCGATGCGCAGGGCGCCAGCTCGCTGGCCGATGCGCTGCGCAACGTGCCGGGCATCACCATCGGTGCGGCCGAAGGCGGACAGATCGGCAACAACATCAACCTGAACGGCTTCTCGGCGCGTACCGACATCTACCTGGATGGCTTCCGCGATCGCGGTCAGTACTACCGTGACCTGTTCGCGCTCGATTCAGTGGAAGTGCTGATGGGCCCGTCGTCGATGCTGTTCGGGCGCGGTTCGACCGGCGGCGTGATCAACCAGGTGACGAAGAAGCCGTCGCTGAAGGCCGCCACGGAAATCACCGGTTCGGTCACCACCAACGGTCTGGTGCGCACCACGGTGGACGTCAACACGCCGACGTCCGATACGTCGGCCTTCCGCGTGGCCGCCATGGCGCAGAACGGCAAGACCAGCACCCGCGACGAGATGACCGCGCAGGACTTCGGCATCGCGCCGTCGTGGCGCTTCGGCATCGGCACGCCCACCGAAGTGACCATCTCCGCGCTGCTGCAGCACAACCGCGACATGCCCGACTACGGCGTGCCGAACCTCAACGGCCACCCGGTCAACGTGGATCCGAAGACGTACTACGGCTTTACGGACGACCGCACCACGCAGGACGTGGCTGCCTTCTCGGCCAACATCGACCACAAGTTCTCGCCCAACCTGCGGCTGCGCAACCAGACGCAGTTCAACTACGTGCAGACCGATGCGCGCGAGACGGCGCCCAACGCAGTGGGTACAGTCAACTCGTCGGGTGTGTTTACGGCGCTGACCAACAGCAACCTGCCGCTGTCTGCGTTGTCGGTGCGCCTGCAAAGCCACGACCGCCGCATCCGTGACTACTCGCTGTTCAACCAGACCGAGCTGACGGCCAAGTTCGATACGGGTTCGGTCAAGCACACGCTGCTGGTGGGCACCGAGTTCGGCCACGACGGTTACGACAACCAGAACTATTACCGCAACGGTTCGTGCAACGGCACGCCGCTGGCGCAGTCGAGCATGACGAGCGGGTTTGTGTCGTGCGAGCCGCTGCTCAGCCCGAGCTATACGAACTCGCCGTCGAATGCGCCGTCCGTGCTGGGCAATGTGCAGGGCGGCTCGGCCAACACGGTGGCCGCGTACTTCAACGATTCGATCGAGTTCACCAAACAATGGAAGGCGGTGGCCGGCCTGCGCTATGACCGCTACATCGCCAGCATTTCGAACTCGCTGAATGCGGCCAACACGCCGGCGTCGGCCAAGATCACCGCGCTGCCGTATGCGCAGCAGACGGTGAACTTTGTCAGCACGCGCCTGGGCGGCATCTGGCAGCCGACGGATTGGCAGTCGTACTACGTGTCGTACGGCACGTCGTTCAACCCGTCCTTGGAGCAACTGGTGGGCACCACGGGCCAACAGGGTCTAGACCCGGAGAAGAACAAGTCGTACGAAGCCGGCGGCAAGTGGGATCTGCTCAATGGCGATCTGTCGGTCAGCTCGGCGGTGTTCCAGATCACCAAGGACAACGCGCGCACGCAAATCGACAGCACGACGTACACCTCGGCCGGCAAGATCCGCGTGCGCGGCGCGCGCCTGGGTGCCACGGGCCACGTGACCGACAAGCTGCAGATCTTCGCGGGCTATACGTACCTGGATGCGGAGATCGTCAACGGTATCGCTGCGGGCACGCAAGGCATGACGCCAGCCAACACGCCCAAGCATGCCGCCACAGTGTGGACGAGCTACACCTTCATGCCGAACTGGGAGGTGGGTGCGGGCGCGTTCTACATGTCGCAGCGCTACGCCAACAACACCGACACCGTGCAGGTAGGCGGCTTCGTGCGCTGGGATGCGATGCTGGCCTACCACCAGCCCAAGTACGACGTGCGCCTGAACGTGTTCAACCTGTTCAACAAGACGTATTACGATGCGCTGATTCCGTCCGATGGCGGTCGCGCCGTGCCGGGTACCGGCCGCGCGGCGATGCTGTCGGTCGTGTATCGCATGTAA
- a CDS encoding LysR family transcriptional regulator encodes MDLLAAMRIFVRVVERGSLSAAARDLGIGQPAVSERIQQLERHLGVRLLLRSTRAVSCTDEGHVFYERCKQVLEAADEACAVVSQDHQVLRGVLRIAAPQGLGEVVLPALLLRLREQHPQLRIDLILNDRLVDPITEGVDVSLRLGPTGDGSFIARRLGHVRRVLVAAPDYLARHGAPETPQALVAHTFIRVLGLFGDGQLPLIDAGQKPITTPINVTMSLSHWRPVYALLEGGGGVGVLQEPVCAEAMAAGRLIRVLPDYVVPGFDLHALIPAARPIPPKTRAFLAQLDAHLQSLPGFA; translated from the coding sequence ATGGACCTTCTTGCCGCCATGCGGATCTTCGTGCGCGTTGTTGAACGCGGCAGCCTGTCGGCGGCTGCGCGCGATCTCGGCATCGGCCAGCCCGCCGTCAGTGAGCGCATTCAGCAACTGGAGCGGCACCTTGGCGTGCGGTTGCTCTTGCGCAGCACGCGCGCGGTGTCTTGCACCGACGAGGGCCACGTTTTCTACGAACGTTGCAAGCAGGTGCTGGAAGCCGCCGATGAGGCTTGCGCGGTGGTCTCGCAAGACCATCAGGTGTTGCGCGGCGTATTGCGCATCGCCGCGCCGCAGGGCCTGGGCGAGGTGGTGCTGCCCGCGTTGTTGCTCCGCCTGCGCGAACAGCACCCGCAATTGCGGATCGACCTGATCCTCAACGATCGCCTGGTCGATCCCATTACAGAAGGCGTGGATGTGTCGTTGCGCCTCGGGCCAACCGGAGACGGCAGTTTCATCGCGCGCCGGCTTGGCCACGTGCGCCGCGTACTGGTGGCGGCGCCGGACTACCTTGCCCGGCATGGCGCGCCAGAAACACCGCAGGCGCTGGTGGCGCACACCTTCATCCGCGTGCTGGGTTTGTTTGGCGATGGCCAGCTACCGCTGATTGATGCGGGGCAGAAGCCCATCACCACGCCGATCAACGTGACGATGAGCTTGAGTCATTGGCGCCCGGTATATGCGTTGCTGGAGGGTGGCGGCGGTGTCGGCGTGCTGCAGGAACCGGTGTGCGCCGAGGCCATGGCCGCAGGGCGGTTGATACGCGTCTTGCCCGACTACGTTGTGCCGGGCTTTGATCTGCATGCGCTGATTCCGGCCGCTCGGCCGATCCCCCCAAAGACGCGCGCATTCCTGGCACAGCTGGACGCTCATCTGCAGTCCCTGCCCGGCTTTGCCTAG